The Mercenaria mercenaria strain notata chromosome 8, MADL_Memer_1, whole genome shotgun sequence genome has a segment encoding these proteins:
- the LOC123566501 gene encoding uncharacterized protein LOC123566501: protein MFHTPDHYHNISMRLSEVLGDIGDNEKMLLKRRRAAVLDEISKTIIHRARKYQMTIYNFGSWSEGTTTPGLRSDADQLFTMDDYNVIQDWSEWTLGKHNYLMIQNETTPPGYCHLQRLRPDAPLPDTHEYNNHYVKDTSGRILFKNTILDHMIHQLATGRQQRQGPSLARTQPGIADSDLVSAFPCTSWPQSAKACLGHLDVNNWPTANMYRYIKTTKCFVVSVGNKVSENADFEWRLSTSLAERCLMFNLNITQIRCYILMKMIIKTYINLDNESYISSFMCKTVLFHCIASKPLYIWKECNILNCLTYCILTLNTCISCRNCPHFFDRENNLMAGKLSNKVKQELLQTTANMIPCDGMSLFGIQIDDVGERLQINIMIGVHHNIPSPDVYTISTSAHLLRQTARFILSTHNGVIHATKDESFFMKLRILLHIVQHLTRYNRDGDMLCKVSSRHLAPLYCSSIGSLIASHNIQINNTVSPQALAWLETGLDSDVASSRLKVASILYCTGLMESAAFILNDVDQRYNIEVTEPLCGCYNFPTTHVKTGFGQISSQYDEEAVKYILAYCVRFSREEINCVPHELQYEMFRSTQEDIQHRYIDDNWMDCAVVDSLPYLYFLQYKTLGNLNRPEEQQQALNKLIWATETEDNLGHRETALNLLGQCMEQENRLDDALQCYIFSLCERETNNAAKIHICRCLANIRV, encoded by the coding sequence ATGTTTCATACACCAGATCACTACCACAATATATCTATGAGGCTTTCTGAGGTCTTAGGTGATATTGGAGATAATGAAAAGATGTTGCTGAAGAGAAGAAGGGCAGCTGTACTGGATGAAATCAGCAAAACAATCATACACAGAGCAAGAAAATATCAAATGACTATCTATAATTTTGGCAGTTGGTCTGAAGGTACTACAACACCAGGACTTAGATCAGATGCTGACCAGCTTTTCACTATGGATGATTACAATGTGATACAGGACTGGTCAGAATGGACTCTAGGTAAGCATAACTACCTGATGATCCAAAATGAAACAACACCTCCTGGATATTGTCATCTACAGAGACTTAGACCTGATGCTCCACTTCCTGATACACATGAATATAATAATCACTATGTCAAGGACACTAGTGGACGGATATTGTTCAAGAATACAATCCTTGATCATATGATCCATCAACTTGCGACAGGAAGACAGCAGAGACAAGGACCATCATTAGCACGAACACAACCTGGTATAGCAGATAGTGACTTAGTATCAGCATTTCCTTGTACATCATGGCCACAATCAGCTAAAGCCTGCCTAGGTCATTTAGATGTAAACAATTGGCCCACAGCTAATATGTACAGATATATAAAAACTACAAAGTGTTTTGTTGTTAGTGTTGGCAACAAAGTCAGCGAAAATGCAGATTTTGAATGGAGACTTTCTACCTCATTAGCTGAACGGTGCTTGATGTTCAATTTGAACATTACTCAAATAAGatgttatatcttaatgaaaatgattataaaaacatacattaatcTTGACAATGAAAGTTACATTTCcagtttcatgtgtaaaactgttttgtttcaCTGTATAGCAAGTAAACCATTATATATATGGAAGGAATGTAACATTTTAAACTGTCTTACATACTGCATACTTACACTGAACACATGTATATCATGTAGAAACTGTCCACATTTCTTTGATCGTGAAAACAACTTGATGGCAGGAAAGCtttcaaataaagtaaaacaagagtTACTTCAAACAACAGCAAACATGATACCATGTGATGGAATGTCACTTTTTGGAATTCAGATTGACGATGTTGGTGAAAGGCTTCAGATTAACATAATGATTGGAGTACATCATAACATTCCAAGCCCAGATGTATACACTATCAGTACTTCAGCTCATTTATTACGACAGACAGCTCGATTTATTTTAAGCACCCATAATGGAGTTATTCATGCGACAAAAGATGAAAGTTTCTTTATGAAATTGAGAATTCTGTTACATATAGTACAACATTTAACAAGATACAACAGGGATGGTGATATGTTATGTAAGGTATCAAGCAGACATCTAGCACCTCTATATTGCAGCTCTATAGGGTCCCTGATAGCCTCTCATAACATTCAAATAAACAACACAGTTTCTCCTCAAGCACTAGCCTGGCTTGAAACAGGACTGGACTCGGATGTTGCTTCAAGCAGACTTAAAGTTGCTTCTATATTGTATTGTACAGGGCTAATGGAAAGTGCAGCATTTATTCTTAATGATGTAGATCAACGATACAATATAGAAGTTACTGAGCCTCTATGTGGCTGTTACAATTTCCCTACAACACACGTCAAAACAGGATTTGGTCAGATTTCCAGTCAATATGATGAAGAAGCAGTCAAGTACATTCTAGCTTATTGTGTAAGATTTAGTAGAGAAGAAATAAACTGTGTACCACATGAACTTCAGTATGAGATGTTCAGATCAACACAGGAGGACATTCAACACAGATATATAGATGATAACTGGATGGACTGTGCTGTAGTCGACTCACTTCCATACctttattttctacaatacaaGACATTAGGCAACCTAAACAGGCCCGAGGAACAGCAACAAGCACTGAACAAACTGATATGGGCGACTGAAACAGAGGACAATCTTGGACACAGAGAAACGGCACTGAATCTACTTGGACAGTGCATGGAACAGGAGAACAGACTAGATGATGCTCTACAGTGTTACATATTCTCCCTATGTGAAAGGGAAACAAATAATGCAGCAAAAATTCATATCTGCAGGTGTTTGGCTAACATACGTGTATAA